A single genomic interval of Streptomyces sp. NBC_00663 harbors:
- a CDS encoding SCO3933 family regulatory protein, with protein sequence MRTIRVEASAATILLTEAPEPKVRDRQTGERAMDTVSGEPLMTIGVVYIEEGESSLIKVTVPESGISEGLALGAPVSLPGLIARPWESVFNGQQRHGIAFRAAAVTPAAFPAAASGAAA encoded by the coding sequence TTGCGCACCATCCGTGTTGAGGCCTCCGCCGCGACGATCCTGTTGACCGAGGCTCCGGAGCCGAAGGTTCGCGACCGTCAGACCGGCGAGCGGGCCATGGACACCGTCAGCGGTGAGCCGCTGATGACGATCGGCGTCGTCTACATCGAGGAGGGCGAGTCGTCGCTGATCAAGGTCACCGTTCCTGAGAGCGGTATCTCGGAGGGACTGGCGCTCGGGGCGCCGGTCTCGCTGCCGGGGCTGATCGCCCGGCCCTGGGAGAGCGTGTTCAACGGGCAGCAGCGCCACGGCATTGCCTTCCGCGCTGCCGCTGTCACCCCGGCCGCATTCCCGGCTGCTGCCAGCGGGGCCGCTGCCTGA
- a CDS encoding FtsK/SpoIIIE domain-containing protein — protein sequence MSDLTTLLEVGGPVAALGGGAAYARAKHPGVYWSTVGLPISTARLLSSYSSVMEACGLTVAPSRLRMLAVKATTRREIRPVPPRRGIIRPTSTGLRLRLRLAPGQEPADVAASAERLRHAWGVHAVYVTTVKPGVVELRLVGFDVLRQVRMPRKVDSGYLRIPVALREDATAFVRDYRTMPHQLTLGATLSGKSMYLRHLITGLAPQPVALVGIDCKRGVELAPFASRLSALATDPEQAAELLPALVKEMEDRYDLIKARQGIAPDIPDEEITSDLWGLPEHERPTPIVLFVDEVAELFLVATRKDEERRDEMVTQLIRLAQLGRAAGIYLEVCGQRFGAELGKGATMLRAQLTGRVCHRVNDEASAKMALGDIAPEAVMAACAIAPERPGLAVAGDTSGGWSRIRTPYLSRGDAAETCRDSAHLVPDLPALKPFRPYVPVRPVESPAPKVQPRPIAD from the coding sequence ATGTCCGACCTGACGACACTCCTGGAGGTGGGTGGTCCTGTCGCCGCACTCGGCGGTGGGGCCGCCTACGCCCGGGCCAAGCACCCCGGGGTCTACTGGTCGACCGTCGGCCTGCCGATATCCACGGCCCGGCTGCTCAGCTCGTACAGCTCGGTCATGGAAGCGTGCGGTCTGACCGTCGCACCGTCCCGGCTGCGCATGCTGGCAGTCAAGGCCACCACCCGGCGCGAGATACGGCCCGTACCGCCGCGTCGCGGCATCATCCGTCCTACGTCGACCGGCCTCCGGCTGCGGCTCCGGCTCGCCCCGGGGCAGGAACCCGCCGACGTCGCCGCCTCCGCCGAACGACTGCGGCACGCCTGGGGCGTTCACGCCGTCTACGTCACCACCGTCAAGCCCGGTGTCGTCGAACTGCGGCTCGTCGGCTTCGACGTCCTGCGACAGGTTCGGATGCCTCGCAAGGTCGACTCCGGGTACCTGCGCATCCCGGTCGCGCTTCGCGAGGACGCCACCGCCTTCGTACGCGACTACCGCACCATGCCGCACCAACTCACCCTCGGCGCAACCCTGTCCGGCAAGTCCATGTACCTGCGCCACCTCATCACCGGACTCGCCCCGCAACCGGTCGCCCTGGTCGGCATCGACTGCAAGCGGGGCGTGGAGCTGGCGCCATTCGCGTCCCGGCTCTCGGCCCTCGCCACCGACCCGGAGCAGGCTGCCGAACTGCTTCCCGCGCTCGTCAAGGAAATGGAGGACCGCTACGACCTGATCAAGGCCCGGCAGGGCATTGCGCCGGACATCCCCGACGAGGAGATCACCTCCGACCTCTGGGGCCTGCCCGAACACGAACGCCCCACCCCCATCGTGCTGTTCGTCGACGAGGTCGCCGAACTCTTCCTCGTCGCCACCAGGAAGGACGAAGAACGGCGCGACGAGATGGTCACCCAACTCATCCGACTCGCCCAACTCGGCCGCGCCGCCGGCATCTACCTCGAAGTCTGCGGACAGCGCTTCGGCGCCGAACTCGGCAAGGGCGCCACCATGCTCCGCGCCCAGCTGACCGGCCGCGTCTGTCACCGCGTCAATGACGAGGCCTCCGCAAAGATGGCCCTCGGCGACATCGCCCCGGAAGCGGTCATGGCCGCGTGCGCCATCGCGCCCGAACGCCCCGGCCTGGCCGTCGCCGGTGACACCTCGGGCGGCTGGTCCCGCATCCGTACGCCGTACCTCTCCCGCGGCGACGCCGCCGAGACCTGCCGCGACTCCGCGCACCTGGTCCCCGACCTGCCCGCACTCAAGCCCTTCCGGCCCTACGTGCCCGTACGACCGGTCGAATCCCCGGCGCCGAAAGTCCAGCCGCGCCCGATCGCCGACTGA
- a CDS encoding mobile element transfer protein — protein sequence MPANRRFRNVTRIGPVQVATSYDQRGREKHTAACTAPRCGFSSDYDSRAAAELAANTHRCPVR from the coding sequence ATGCCCGCCAACCGCCGCTTCCGCAACGTCACCCGCATCGGCCCCGTCCAGGTCGCCACCTCGTACGACCAACGGGGCCGCGAGAAGCACACCGCCGCCTGCACCGCCCCGCGCTGCGGCTTCTCCTCCGACTACGACAGCCGCGCCGCCGCCGAACTGGCCGCCAACACCCATCGCTGCCCTGTCCGCTGA
- a CDS encoding pentapeptide repeat-containing protein — MSDEQPKERPPFRIWVLGTLAVVGFVILFWRGPWWFDGAHIRDANLEPADGVVITGFRTGLVALAAGIIAGMGLWYTHKSHRHAEKLYEHGQEQFNHAREKDREQAELTREGQVTGRYVEAIKLLASQNTTERLGGIYSLERIMNDSPKDYATVVKVLAAFLRQKPLKPMRQAIPIDKQAAFTVLSRRPKHEGVHPENIDLRGAYLVGAVSEGGNWENANFSGANLTEAFLVDIFGPYADFSGAILDRADLHNSAIPGARFNGASLRATTLPGSLEGVWLWDTDLREVTNYRPELIRKAYTNDGTQAPAREASQ, encoded by the coding sequence ATGAGCGACGAACAGCCAAAGGAAAGGCCACCCTTCCGTATCTGGGTGCTCGGAACACTCGCAGTAGTCGGCTTCGTGATCCTCTTCTGGCGTGGCCCCTGGTGGTTCGATGGTGCCCACATCCGTGATGCCAATCTCGAACCTGCTGATGGAGTCGTCATCACTGGCTTCCGGACTGGGCTGGTTGCACTGGCAGCAGGCATCATTGCCGGGATGGGCCTCTGGTACACACACAAGAGCCACCGGCACGCCGAAAAGCTCTACGAGCACGGGCAAGAACAGTTCAACCACGCCCGCGAGAAGGATCGCGAGCAAGCCGAGTTGACACGCGAAGGGCAAGTCACCGGACGCTACGTCGAGGCCATCAAGTTGCTGGCATCTCAGAATACAACTGAACGACTCGGCGGTATCTACAGCCTCGAACGGATTATGAACGACTCACCGAAGGACTACGCCACCGTGGTGAAAGTCCTCGCGGCCTTTCTCCGTCAGAAGCCATTGAAGCCGATGCGTCAGGCAATCCCCATTGATAAGCAGGCAGCCTTCACCGTCCTCAGCCGTCGCCCGAAGCACGAAGGGGTGCACCCCGAAAACATCGACCTGCGTGGTGCGTATCTTGTGGGTGCGGTATCCGAGGGAGGCAACTGGGAGAACGCCAACTTCAGCGGCGCCAACCTCACTGAAGCCTTCCTGGTCGATATCTTTGGGCCATACGCAGACTTCAGTGGAGCGATCCTCGACAGGGCCGATTTGCATAACTCGGCCATACCAGGTGCCAGGTTCAATGGCGCATCGCTACGCGCAACCACACTGCCAGGCAGCCTCGAAGGAGTCTGGCTCTGGGACACTGACCTCAGGGAAGTCACTAATTACAGGCCAGAGCTGATACGAAAAGCGTACACCAACGACGGTACACAGGCTCCCGCCAGAGAAGCCAGTCAGTAG
- a CDS encoding SIR2 family protein, whose translation MEHSCYLCEHDTPVELPQSLVEAAAKGDVAIFAGAGISTEVPAVFPVNMYTEVAQELNIDPGPSFPDVMQRYEDQNGRPDLVRKIWQRFDYADSFPGLRSDATRFHRELATMPYISDIITTNWDRYFEQDCGAIPIVADSDYALHSLPNRKVYKIHGSIDSLSSLVATSDDYQRALESLKGNAIGGTLRHLLATKTVIFIGYSLSDSDFIEIYKTLTTGMSKMRPRAYTVSPFPPPNASDFDLSVLQTGGDHFLHQLKEAVTSHHDHYLFDDIYDWVRKAHARVSRAHADAQELNHKEFPGVIYCLSYQDGLLDACSRILTRRKTGEYSDGARVHRLAHNYETMRKKKKKERNYWDVSYIEGYLNGLTLLLLEDEQQADLLPPFFCFTRKDLASVNDARKSIKTLRKRRPKVWQAAMEISDKMAVDMIPRHTPFL comes from the coding sequence ATGGAGCACTCATGCTACCTCTGCGAACATGACACTCCCGTAGAGCTGCCGCAGAGCCTGGTAGAAGCAGCAGCGAAAGGTGACGTTGCAATTTTTGCAGGAGCCGGGATCAGCACGGAAGTTCCAGCCGTCTTCCCGGTCAATATGTACACGGAGGTAGCACAGGAACTGAATATCGATCCGGGGCCCTCCTTTCCCGACGTCATGCAACGCTATGAGGACCAGAATGGGAGGCCAGATCTCGTACGGAAAATTTGGCAACGATTCGACTATGCAGACAGCTTCCCAGGGTTGCGGAGCGATGCAACGCGCTTTCATCGCGAATTGGCCACTATGCCCTATATTTCAGATATCATTACCACAAATTGGGACCGTTACTTCGAGCAAGATTGCGGCGCTATACCAATCGTCGCGGATTCTGACTACGCACTTCACTCGCTACCGAACCGGAAAGTCTACAAGATTCATGGGTCAATAGATTCTCTATCCTCACTCGTGGCCACCTCTGATGACTATCAAAGAGCTCTAGAATCCCTTAAGGGAAACGCCATCGGAGGCACGCTGCGCCATCTACTTGCTACGAAAACTGTGATATTTATTGGTTACTCATTGTCCGACTCAGATTTCATTGAAATCTACAAAACATTGACTACCGGAATGTCAAAAATGCGCCCCCGCGCCTACACAGTTTCCCCTTTCCCGCCCCCCAACGCCTCGGACTTTGACCTTAGTGTTTTGCAGACTGGTGGTGACCATTTCCTCCATCAGCTCAAGGAGGCAGTGACAAGTCATCACGACCACTACCTTTTCGATGATATCTATGATTGGGTCAGGAAGGCGCATGCGAGGGTCTCGCGAGCGCATGCAGACGCGCAGGAGTTGAACCATAAAGAATTTCCTGGGGTCATTTACTGTCTGAGCTATCAAGACGGCCTACTTGACGCTTGCAGTCGAATTCTGACTCGTCGCAAGACTGGTGAATACTCTGATGGCGCACGCGTTCATCGACTGGCGCACAACTATGAGACAATGCGAAAAAAGAAGAAGAAGGAGCGGAATTACTGGGACGTCAGCTATATTGAAGGCTATTTGAACGGCTTGACACTACTACTGCTGGAAGACGAACAGCAGGCGGATCTCCTGCCTCCCTTCTTTTGCTTCACTCGCAAAGACCTGGCCAGCGTCAACGACGCCAGGAAATCAATCAAAACTCTCCGGAAGCGTCGGCCAAAGGTGTGGCAGGCGGCCATGGAGATTAGTGACAAAATGGCAGTCGATATGATTCCGCGACACACGCCATTTCTCTAA
- a CDS encoding DUF2637 domain-containing protein: MRAQLARVDAVLVQALIAAALSFAHIHDIASAAGQDGWKAWAYPISVDLLLVAAWRRLRSGEAKASGWCWFVIALAASLGANVATAGLLNLDHVPAWLRILVAGWPAVAFLGGTLLAHSTPTTPANDTEVIEDQEDAPEPTPEPPAQPAIEAPPERPAVPVPAALVDHARKIATEHHTRTGTPIDTPTLRARLGVPAPMAEAIAAQL, from the coding sequence ATGCGCGCCCAACTGGCCCGCGTCGACGCGGTGCTCGTCCAGGCGCTGATCGCCGCCGCGCTGTCCTTCGCCCACATCCACGACATCGCCTCGGCGGCCGGACAGGACGGATGGAAAGCGTGGGCCTACCCCATCTCCGTCGACCTGCTGCTCGTCGCCGCCTGGCGCCGACTCCGGTCCGGTGAGGCGAAAGCGTCCGGGTGGTGCTGGTTCGTCATCGCACTCGCCGCATCCCTCGGCGCGAACGTCGCCACTGCTGGACTGCTCAACCTGGACCACGTGCCGGCCTGGCTGCGCATCCTCGTCGCGGGCTGGCCCGCGGTCGCCTTTCTCGGCGGAACACTCCTCGCCCACTCCACCCCGACGACACCGGCCAACGACACCGAGGTCATCGAGGACCAGGAGGACGCGCCCGAACCCACCCCCGAGCCACCCGCCCAACCAGCCATCGAAGCGCCGCCCGAGCGCCCCGCCGTACCCGTCCCGGCCGCCCTGGTCGACCACGCCCGCAAGATCGCCACCGAACACCACACCCGCACCGGCACCCCGATCGACACCCCAACCCTCCGCGCCCGCCTCGGCGTCCCCGCACCCATGGCCGAAGCCATCGCCGCCCAGCTCTGA
- a CDS encoding NUDIX hydrolase: MSVAGVVVDAQGRALLIQRRDNGKWEPPGGVLEREETIPEALQREVLEETGIKIALPATLTGVYKNMTGLIVSLVFRCEAADGTPTTGDETRALRWATREEVSDLSDEAYAIRVLDALDATSPPAIRAHDGVKLV; this comes from the coding sequence GTGAGCGTTGCCGGAGTGGTCGTCGACGCCCAGGGCCGGGCCCTTCTGATCCAGCGCCGCGACAACGGCAAGTGGGAACCCCCGGGCGGCGTCCTCGAACGCGAGGAGACCATCCCCGAGGCCCTCCAACGCGAAGTCCTCGAAGAAACCGGCATCAAGATCGCACTTCCCGCGACCCTGACCGGCGTCTACAAGAACATGACGGGCCTGATCGTCTCGCTGGTCTTCCGCTGCGAAGCCGCCGACGGCACGCCCACCACCGGCGACGAAACCCGCGCCCTGCGCTGGGCCACCCGCGAAGAAGTCTCCGATCTCTCCGACGAGGCGTACGCCATCCGCGTCCTGGACGCACTCGACGCGACGTCCCCGCCGGCCATCCGCGCCCACGACGGCGTGAAACTCGTCTAG
- a CDS encoding ATP-binding protein has product MHEYTSAARVWGLTCPGFPEEVSRARRWTRDILRGSPLVEDAELIVSELSANAILHTASGRDSGSFHLALAVSAQVIALSVTDGGGAGAVPKVEHQDQEAEHGRGLGMVTAIAHRVVVHDSDGGHTVTAELFTDVRREGHPC; this is encoded by the coding sequence ATGCACGAGTATACGAGTGCAGCCCGGGTCTGGGGGCTCACTTGCCCAGGTTTTCCAGAAGAGGTGAGCCGGGCTCGCCGCTGGACCCGCGACATCCTGCGCGGATCGCCGCTGGTCGAGGACGCCGAGCTGATCGTGAGCGAGCTGAGCGCGAACGCAATCCTGCACACGGCCAGCGGCCGGGACTCCGGCAGCTTCCATCTGGCACTGGCGGTGTCGGCACAGGTGATCGCCCTGTCGGTCACGGATGGCGGAGGCGCTGGCGCGGTCCCGAAGGTCGAGCACCAGGACCAGGAGGCCGAGCACGGCCGGGGCCTGGGCATGGTCACCGCGATCGCCCACCGGGTCGTGGTCCACGACAGCGACGGCGGCCACACGGTCACCGCGGAGCTCTTCACCGACGTACGCAGGGAAGGCCACCCGTGCTGA
- a CDS encoding excisionase family DNA-binding protein: MAEPRVVAVVPEQFDPSLALLTVEEAARRLRIGRTTCFRLVLAGEIESVMVGRLRRVPADAVPAYVAKLRYRPAEAA, from the coding sequence GTGGCTGAGCCCCGCGTCGTCGCTGTCGTGCCCGAACAGTTCGATCCGTCCTTGGCCCTGCTGACCGTCGAGGAAGCGGCCCGACGGCTCCGGATTGGTCGTACGACCTGCTTCCGGCTCGTCCTCGCCGGAGAGATCGAGTCCGTCATGGTCGGGAGGCTGCGTCGAGTCCCCGCCGATGCCGTGCCCGCTTACGTCGCGAAACTCCGCTACCGACCCGCCGAAGCTGCTTGA
- a CDS encoding TIGR02391 family protein, translated as MVWQHFSAFLRWPTFDYVDRRLYASGLKFEEAVQQLSPALVRGVDADLWRLPQGTTELSLTVAGAANCVGTGPAIRVLLAMVRTAASIEPHYQPKEPGALPDLRPVDLGPVTAAVDVAALNKKVTFAAFALGLHEPCFRGGSHNPEDLDWTLRYDRNIRPFADVARVDEYWRIREQVLGPARVEADNTPFHKGQDPVSALVPEAIPAISIADAESANAMYVTCMLHPLIADVAAVRFNVGLYYDAVRSAFQAVEHRVATLIGINEVGERLMGIALGKPAPQITVTRSTGSSLESEQNGMQFLFKGAMGALRNPRMHGPDEKDARDEAEEMLVFASFLMRRLDIEDEQRVAIASGP; from the coding sequence GTGGTCTGGCAGCATTTCTCCGCCTTCCTTCGCTGGCCGACCTTCGATTATGTCGATCGGAGGCTATATGCGTCAGGGCTGAAGTTCGAAGAGGCCGTTCAACAGCTGTCCCCCGCGCTGGTCCGGGGCGTAGATGCTGACCTGTGGCGACTTCCGCAGGGCACGACGGAGTTGTCTCTGACGGTCGCTGGCGCTGCGAACTGCGTCGGCACCGGTCCCGCTATCCGGGTCCTCCTTGCCATGGTGCGGACTGCGGCTTCGATCGAACCTCACTATCAGCCCAAGGAGCCCGGCGCGCTGCCAGATCTGCGGCCTGTCGACCTAGGGCCTGTGACGGCTGCCGTCGATGTGGCGGCTCTGAATAAGAAGGTCACTTTCGCCGCCTTCGCGCTCGGGCTGCACGAGCCCTGCTTCCGCGGAGGCAGCCACAACCCAGAAGATCTCGACTGGACGCTGCGCTACGACCGAAACATCCGCCCGTTTGCGGATGTGGCGCGAGTGGATGAGTACTGGCGCATCCGTGAGCAGGTGCTGGGACCTGCGCGGGTTGAGGCCGACAACACGCCCTTCCATAAAGGCCAGGATCCCGTTTCCGCTCTCGTCCCTGAGGCCATACCCGCCATCTCGATCGCGGACGCTGAGTCGGCGAATGCCATGTATGTCACCTGCATGCTGCATCCGCTGATCGCGGATGTCGCGGCCGTACGGTTCAACGTCGGTCTCTACTACGACGCGGTCAGGAGCGCCTTCCAGGCGGTGGAGCACCGTGTCGCGACGCTCATCGGCATCAACGAGGTCGGTGAGAGGCTAATGGGTATCGCCCTGGGTAAACCCGCCCCTCAGATCACAGTGACCCGGTCCACGGGGAGCTCACTGGAGAGCGAGCAGAACGGCATGCAGTTCCTGTTCAAGGGCGCAATGGGCGCCTTGCGTAACCCTCGCATGCACGGGCCGGACGAGAAGGACGCGCGCGATGAGGCCGAAGAGATGCTGGTCTTCGCCAGCTTCCTAATGCGGCGCCTCGACATTGAGGATGAGCAGCGCGTGGCCATTGCTTCCGGGCCTTGA
- a CDS encoding GntR family transcriptional regulator encodes MSPLSSGLLGDLDPTSDRAVFRQIADQLREAIDRGRFREGDKLPSEADLVDHYGVSRMTVRNSFSILQGEGLVHAEHGKGVFVRPRPPVRRLASDRFARRHREQGKSAFIVEADAAGSHPQVDSLEVKEEKASQDISTRLGSVRRVLARRRRYLLDGRPVEFATSYLPLDIARGTQIAEPNPGPGGIYARLEELGHRLDHFEEEIRARMPSPAEVKTLRLASGVPVIHLVRTAFDTEGRAVEVCDTVMAADAYVLSYQLPAT; translated from the coding sequence GTGAGCCCTCTTTCTTCCGGCCTTCTCGGCGATCTCGACCCCACGAGCGATCGTGCGGTCTTCCGGCAGATCGCCGACCAGCTGCGTGAGGCCATCGACCGTGGGCGATTCCGCGAGGGCGACAAGCTGCCCTCGGAGGCTGACCTCGTCGATCACTACGGGGTATCCCGTATGACGGTCCGAAACTCCTTCTCCATCCTTCAGGGGGAAGGGCTCGTGCACGCCGAGCACGGCAAGGGCGTCTTCGTCCGGCCCCGGCCGCCCGTACGGCGTCTCGCCTCCGACCGGTTCGCGCGGCGGCATCGCGAGCAAGGCAAGTCCGCCTTCATCGTCGAGGCCGACGCCGCCGGCAGTCACCCCCAGGTCGACAGCCTTGAGGTGAAGGAAGAGAAGGCCAGCCAGGACATCTCCACCCGGCTCGGGTCCGTACGGCGTGTGCTCGCCCGGCGGCGCCGGTATCTCCTCGACGGACGGCCGGTCGAGTTCGCCACCTCCTACCTGCCCCTCGACATCGCCCGCGGCACTCAGATCGCCGAACCCAACCCCGGGCCCGGCGGCATCTACGCCCGCCTCGAAGAACTTGGCCACCGCCTCGACCACTTCGAGGAGGAGATCCGCGCCCGTATGCCCTCGCCGGCCGAGGTGAAGACGCTCCGGCTGGCCTCCGGTGTGCCTGTCATCCACCTGGTCCGCACGGCCTTCGACACCGAGGGGCGAGCCGTGGAGGTCTGCGACACCGTGATGGCGGCTGACGCATACGTGCTGTCGTACCAGCTTCCGGCGACCTGA
- a CDS encoding replication initiator has product MASQGALPGILRQLSTLGGCTHPIRLDGHRTEYDVDTTTGEIGALVHHLDSTSLPAGQLLVRCNNRRTTRCPACAEVYRRDTFHLITAGLRGGKGTPEHVAAHPRVFATFTAPGFGPVHNRRTDGRPCRCGVHHDQDDEALGTPLNPDTYDYEAAVLWNAHAGALWRRFSTYLRREVAKRAGLSQRRLRDHARVSFAKVAEYQKRGAVHFHAVIRLDGPGGGDTPPPTWATAELLTDAVGAAASKTSVDGPTIDGRTHTFTFGRQLDVRTIRSADFNDGQELTERAVAAYIAKYATKGAETATGALDRPLKFAAELAQLDISDHARRLVRTAWTLGARKDLEHLRLRAWAHMLGFRGHFSTKSRRYSTTLGALRDARAEWRRAQAAPPTREPETTYVLAHWVFAGTGLSDAEAWLSASLDPAPGTEGEPTRG; this is encoded by the coding sequence CTGGCCTCGCAAGGCGCGCTCCCGGGTATCCTCCGCCAGCTCTCCACCCTCGGCGGCTGCACCCACCCCATCCGCCTCGACGGCCACCGCACCGAGTACGACGTCGACACCACGACCGGAGAGATCGGCGCCCTCGTCCACCACCTCGACTCGACCAGCCTCCCGGCCGGCCAACTCCTCGTCCGCTGCAACAACCGCCGTACGACCCGCTGCCCGGCCTGCGCCGAGGTCTACCGCCGCGACACCTTCCACCTGATCACCGCTGGACTGCGTGGCGGCAAGGGCACCCCGGAACACGTCGCCGCTCACCCCCGCGTGTTCGCCACCTTCACCGCCCCCGGCTTCGGCCCGGTCCACAACCGCCGCACCGACGGCCGCCCCTGCCGCTGCGGCGTTCACCACGACCAGGACGACGAAGCACTCGGCACCCCACTCAACCCGGACACCTACGACTACGAAGCAGCCGTTCTTTGGAATGCCCACGCGGGCGCCCTCTGGCGACGCTTCTCGACGTACCTGCGCCGTGAGGTCGCCAAGCGCGCCGGCCTCTCCCAGCGCAGGCTTCGCGACCACGCGCGCGTGTCCTTCGCCAAGGTCGCCGAGTACCAGAAGCGCGGTGCCGTCCACTTCCACGCGGTCATACGCCTCGACGGCCCTGGAGGCGGCGACACCCCGCCCCCGACCTGGGCCACCGCCGAGCTGCTCACCGACGCCGTAGGCGCCGCCGCCTCCAAGACGAGCGTGGACGGCCCGACCATCGACGGCCGCACCCACACCTTCACCTTCGGCCGCCAACTCGACGTCCGCACCATCCGCTCCGCCGACTTCAACGACGGCCAGGAGCTGACCGAGCGAGCCGTCGCCGCGTACATCGCCAAGTACGCGACCAAGGGAGCCGAGACAGCCACGGGAGCTCTCGACCGCCCGCTCAAGTTCGCCGCCGAGCTGGCCCAGCTCGACATCAGCGACCACGCCCGCCGCCTGGTCCGAACCGCCTGGACCCTCGGCGCCCGTAAAGACCTCGAACACCTCCGCCTACGCGCCTGGGCCCACATGCTCGGCTTCCGCGGCCACTTCTCCACCAAGTCCCGCCGCTACTCCACCACCCTCGGCGCCCTCCGCGACGCCCGCGCCGAATGGCGCCGCGCACAAGCCGCCCCGCCCACGCGCGAACCCGAGACGACGTACGTCCTCGCGCACTGGGTCTTCGCCGGAACAGGCCTCTCCGACGCCGAAGCCTGGCTGTCCGCATCCCTCGACCCCGCCCCCGGAACGGAAGGAGAGCCCACCCGTGGCTGA
- a CDS encoding tyrosine-type recombinase/integrase codes for MAENKRSRQPNGASSIYFGKDGKWHGRVTVGVRDDGKPDRRHIERKTKAEVTRAVRDMERARDEKKLRKPGQSWTVQAWLEHWVENIAKPYVSENTYDGYEVDVRVHLVPGLGAHKLDKLEPEHLERFYRKMQDAGSSAGTAHHAHRTVRVALGEAKRRGHVATNVAEIAKAPRLEEEDIEPFTIEEVQSLLVEAAKLRNSTRWVVALALGLRQGEALGLHWEDVDLDAGYVRIRKNRLRPKYAHGCGDNPCGRKAGYCPQKQQTRREHKSTKSRAGRRTIGLPDPLIKLLRQHQDVQEKERMAAGADWEDKGYVFASPTGGPLSPNTDFHVWKRLLRDAGVRDGRLHDARHTAATVLLILGVPDVVVDAIMGWEPGGAARMRARYMHVTGTLLRKVAQQVGDALWELPKTN; via the coding sequence ATGGCAGAGAACAAGCGCAGTCGTCAGCCCAACGGGGCCTCCTCCATCTACTTCGGCAAGGACGGCAAGTGGCACGGCCGAGTGACGGTCGGGGTCCGCGATGACGGCAAGCCGGACCGTCGCCACATCGAGCGCAAGACCAAGGCCGAGGTGACCAGGGCCGTCCGTGACATGGAGCGGGCCCGGGACGAGAAGAAGCTCAGGAAGCCGGGCCAGAGCTGGACCGTCCAGGCCTGGCTTGAGCACTGGGTCGAGAACATCGCCAAGCCGTACGTCTCTGAGAACACGTACGACGGCTACGAGGTCGACGTACGTGTGCATCTCGTCCCTGGCCTAGGCGCTCACAAGCTCGACAAGCTGGAGCCCGAGCACCTGGAGCGCTTCTACCGGAAGATGCAGGACGCCGGGAGCTCCGCCGGCACCGCTCACCACGCTCACCGAACGGTCCGGGTGGCCCTCGGTGAGGCCAAGCGGCGTGGGCACGTCGCCACCAACGTGGCCGAGATCGCCAAGGCTCCGCGTCTCGAAGAAGAGGACATCGAGCCGTTCACGATCGAGGAGGTTCAAAGCCTGCTCGTGGAGGCCGCCAAGCTCAGGAACAGCACGCGCTGGGTCGTCGCCCTGGCGCTCGGCCTCCGCCAGGGGGAGGCGCTCGGGCTCCACTGGGAAGACGTCGACCTGGACGCGGGATACGTCCGCATCCGCAAGAACCGTCTCCGCCCCAAGTACGCCCACGGCTGTGGAGACAACCCGTGCGGCCGGAAAGCTGGCTACTGCCCCCAGAAACAGCAGACCCGCCGCGAGCACAAGTCCACCAAGTCCCGCGCCGGGCGTCGCACGATCGGTCTGCCTGACCCGCTGATCAAGCTCCTCCGCCAACATCAGGACGTACAGGAGAAGGAAAGGATGGCGGCCGGTGCCGACTGGGAGGACAAGGGATACGTCTTCGCCTCCCCGACCGGCGGCCCTCTGAGCCCGAACACGGACTTCCACGTCTGGAAGCGACTGCTGCGAGACGCGGGCGTACGAGACGGCCGTCTCCATGACGCTCGCCACACCGCCGCGACCGTCCTCCTGATCCTCGGCGTCCCGGACGTCGTGGTCGACGCGATCATGGGCTGGGAGCCCGGGGGAGCGGCGAGGATGCGCGCCCGGTACATGCACGTCACTGGAACGCTGCTGCGGAAGGTGGCCCAGCAAGTCGGCGACGCTCTCTGGGAGCTCCCGAAGACGAACTGA
- a CDS encoding SpdD protein has translation MFLPKYPDNPTPPPAHTHAPADPMPVRRSLPSVSIDQKTVVALVVGGVVLTALLAAVAVTAISVAVAAVVLRSLLREQHRR, from the coding sequence GTGTTCCTGCCCAAGTACCCCGACAACCCGACCCCGCCGCCCGCGCACACCCACGCCCCGGCCGACCCGATGCCCGTACGGCGCTCGCTCCCGTCGGTCTCCATCGATCAGAAGACCGTCGTCGCCCTGGTCGTCGGCGGAGTCGTCCTCACCGCGCTCCTGGCGGCCGTCGCCGTCACGGCCATCTCCGTAGCCGTGGCCGCCGTGGTCCTGCGCTCCCTGCTCCGCGAGCAGCACCGGCGCTGA